In one Juglans regia cultivar Chandler chromosome 11, Walnut 2.0, whole genome shotgun sequence genomic region, the following are encoded:
- the LOC109018269 gene encoding polygalacturonase-like produces MAKLSSLLYTLFFVLVYITCPSYSIKVYNVISFGAKPNGRVDSTPAFLNAWAAACASTDSATINVPKGRYLLGSSLAFKGGCKSSDITFQIDGTLVAPADYRVLGRGYNWVSFEGVSGVSIIGGALDAKGQALWSCKLAAAGTNCPSGATTLSFTNSNNIRIHGLRSLNSQMFHIVFNGCENVHVERLKIIAADDSPNTDGIHVQLSRNVVIMNSKIQTGDDCISIGPGTKNLWIERVTCGPGHGISIGSLAKDPEELGVQNVTVKKAVFIGTQNGLRIKSWARPSTGFVQRVRFLGAVMKNVQNPLVIDQHYCPHNINCPTQVSGVRISDVIYRGIRGTSATPIAIKFDCSSKNPCTGIRLENVNLTCSNQLEAQSFCTNAVGKTLGLVQPNMSCL; encoded by the exons ATGGCCAAACTTTCAAGTCTCCTTTACACACTTTTCTTTGTTCTGGTCTACATTACCTGCCCATCATATTCGATTAAGGTTTATAATGTTATCAGTTTTGGAGCTAAACCCAATGGCAGAGTGGACTCCACACCAGCATTTCTTAATGCATGGGCTGCAGCCTGTGCTTCAACAGATTCTGCCACCATAAATGTACCGAAGGGAAGGTACCTGCTTGGCTCATCTTTGGCCTTCAAAGGTGGCTGCAAAAGCTCTGATATCACTTTCCAGATTGATGGAACGTTGGTGGCTCCGGCTGATTATCGAGTGCTAGGCAGAGGTTATAATTGGGTAAGCTTTGAAGGTGTTAGTGGCGTTTCCATTATTGGAGGAGCCCTCGATGCCAAAGGACAAGCCTTGTGGTCTTGTAAATTAGCTGCTGCTGGCACCAACTGTCCCAGCGGAGCCACG ACGTTGAGCTTTACCAATTCCAACAACATCAGGATCCATGGATTACGATCACTAAACAGCCAGATGTTCCACATTGTGTTCAACGGCTGCGAGAATGTGCATGTTGAAAGACTCAAAATCATAGCCGCTGACGACAGCCCAAACACAGACGGCATTCATGTCCAATTATCCAGAAATGTTGTGATCATGAACTCTAAAATCCAAACAGGGGATGATTGCATCTCCATTGGCCCTGGCACTAAGAACTTGTGGATTGAACGTGTCACATGCGGCCCTGGTCATGGCATTAG TATAGGGAGTCTTGCAAAGGACCCAGAAGAGCTAGGGGTCCAAAATGTGACAGTCAAGAAGGCAGTGTTTATTGGTACTCAAAATGGGTTGAGAATAAAGTCTTGGGCCAGACCCAGCACTGGTTTCGTCCAACGAGTCCGCTTTTTAGGCGCTGTTATGAAGAACGTCCAAAATCCCTTAGTTATAGACCAACACTATTGCCCCCACAACATCAACTGCCCCACTCAG GTATCGGGTGTAAGAATCAGTGATGTGATATACCGTGGCATACGAGGAACATCAGCAACTCCAATTGCAATAAAATTTGATTGCAGTTCCAAGAACCCATGCACTGGGATTAGACTCGAAAATGTCAATCTGACTTGTTCCAACCAATTAGAGGCTCAATCGTTTTGCACCAATGCAGTTGGGAAGACTCTTGGCTTAGTACAACCTAACATGAGTTGCTTGTGA
- the LOC109018829 gene encoding 2-alkenal reductase (NADP(+)-dependent)-like, with protein sequence MAEVDNKQVIFKRYIDRLPEETDMEIKVSKIKLEAPKGLGAFLVKNLYLSCDPYMRGRMRDFRDSYIPPFVPGQPLEGFGVSQVIDSDNPDFKPGDLVSLITGWEEYSLIHRTEQLRKIQPDDIPLSYHVGLLGMPGFTSYAGFFEVCSPKKGEFVYVSAASGAVGQLVGQLAKLHGCYVVGSAGTSQKIDILKNKLGFDDAFNYKEERDLDAALKRYFPQGIDIYFDNVGGEMLDAALLNMRIHGRIAVCGAVSQQSFSKPRGIFNGFNLISKRIRMQGFLQHDYLHLYPRFLEDVISNYKQGKIVYIEDMNEGLDGAPAAFVGLFSGKNVGKQVIRVAHE encoded by the exons ATGGCGGAAGTGGACAACAAGCAAGTCATATTCAAAAGGTATATAGATAGACTCCCAGAAGAGACAGACATGGAGATCAAGGTCAGCAAGATTAAGCTCGAGGCTCCAAAAGGGTTGGGAGCTTTTCTGGTCAAGAATCTGTACCTCTCTTGTGATCCTTACATGAGGGGCCGTATGCGTGATTTCCGTGACTCATACATCCCCCCCTTTGTCCCCGGTCAG CCCTTGGAAGGATTTGGCGTATCCCAAGTTATAGATTCTGATAATCCAGATTTCAAGCCTGGTGATTTAGTTTCATTGATTACTGGCTGGGAAGAATACAGCTTGATTCACAGAACTGAGCAGTTGAGGAAAATTCAGCCAGATGATATTCCTCTCTCATATCATGTTGGTCTTCTTG gTATGCCAGGTTTTACTTCTTATGCAGGATTCTTTGAGGTCTGCTCCCCTAAGAAAGGGGAATTTGTCTATGTATCTGCAGCTTCTGGAGCCGTTGGTCAGCTTGTTGGCCAACTTGCTAAGTTGCATGGTTGCTATGTAGTTGGAAGTGCTGGCACAAGCCAAAAA ATTGATATACTGAAGAATAAACTTGGATTTGATGATGCTTTCAATTACAAGGAAGAACGAGACCTCGATGCAGCACTGAAAAG GTACTTTCCGCAAGGCATTGACATCTACTTCGATAATGTGGGTGGGGAAATGCTGGATGCAGCACTTCTTAACATGAGGATTCATGGCCGAATTGCTGTTTGCGGGGCGGTGTCCCAGCAGAGTTTCTCTAAGCCACGAGGGATTTTTAATGGGTTCAATCTCATATCAAAGCGCATCAGGATGCAAGGATTCCTGCAACATGATTACTTACACCTATACCCTCGCTTCTTGGAGGATGTAATCAGTAACTATAAGCAAGGGAAGATTGTTTACATCGAAGACATGAATGAAGGCTTGGATGGTGCTCCAGCTGCCTTTGTTGGGCTATTTTCTGGCAAAAATGTTGGTAAGCAGGTCATTCGAGTAGCCCATGAATGA